The genomic region CCTCGGGGTTGATCGGCTCGCCGACCGAGCCGAGGATCCGCAGCGAGCTCATGTCGCGCCGGTCGGGGATCTCGCGGCCCTGCTTCATGAACGAGCGGATGGCGGTCGGGGCGGTGTAGAAGATCGAGACCTTCAGGTCCTCGATGATCTGCCACCACCGGCCCTTCTCCGGGGTCTCGGGGGTGCCCTCGTAGAGGACCTGGGTGACTCCGTTGGCCAGCGGGCCGTAGACGATGTAGGAGTGCCCGGTGACCCAGCCGACGTCGGCGGTGCACCAGTAGACGTCGGTCTCCGGCTTCAGGTCGAAGACCGCCCAGTGGGTGTAGGCGCAGCCGACCAGGTAGCCGCCGGTGGTGTGCAGGATGCCCTTGGGCTTGCCGGTGGTGCCGGAGGTGTACATGACGTAGAGCGGGTGCTCGGCGTCGAAGGCCTCCGGGGTGTGCTCGGGCGAGGCGCCGTCGACGACGTCGTGCCACCACACGTCCACGGCGTCGTCCCACCCCTGCTCGCCGAGGTCCTGCCCGGTGCGGCGCACGACCAGGACCTTCTCGACCTCGAAGCCGGTGGCGGCCGTCTTGGCGCGGGCCTCGTCGACGGCGGGCTTCAGCGCGGACGCCGCGCCGCGCCGGTAGCCGCCGTCGGCGGTGATCACGACCTTCGCCTGGCAGTCGGTGAGCCGGGAGGCGAGCGCGTCGGAGGAGAAGCCGCCGAAGACCACTGTGTGCGGAGCGCCGATCCGCGCGCACGCCAGCATCGCGACGATCGCCTCCGGGATCATCGGCAGGTAGATCGCCACCCGGTCGCCGGTGGCGACGCCGAGGTCGATGAGCGCGTTGGCAGCCCGGGAGACCTCGTCCTTGAGCTCGGCGTAGGTGATGTCCCGGGTGTCGCCGGCGGGCTCACCGATCCAGTGGATCGCCACCTTGTCGCCGCGCCCGGCCTCCACGTGCCGGTCCACGCAGTTGTACGCCGCGTTGAGCCGGCCGCCGACGAACCACTTCGAGAACGGCGGGTTCGACCAGTCCAGGACCTGGTCCCAGCGGGTGTCCCAGGTCAGCCGGTCGGCCTGCTCGGCCCAGAACCCCTCCGGGTCCGCGGCGGCCCGGTCGTACGCCTCGGCCGTGAGGTTGGCGGCTGCCGCCAGGTCGGCCGGCGGTTCGAACCGGCGGTCCTCCGTCAGCAGGTTGGACAGGGTCTCGTCGCTCACGTCGTGCTCCTGGGTCGAGGGGGCGGGTGGCACCCGCCACACTAGGGGGCCCGCGATGCCCTCCGAAGCGGCTGCCGGGGGCAGCCGCTCCGGACGGCGTCCGCGGGCGGGGCGCTCAGTGCTTGACCGCCTGCTCGGCGCCCGCGCCGGTCAGGGCGCGGACCTCGAGCTCGGTGTAGCGGTCCTCGGCGGTCGGCTCCTTGGAGGTGATCGACCCCAGCCAGCCGAAGAAGAACCCGAGCGGGATCGAGACGATGCCGGGGTTCTCCAGCGGGAACCACGAGATGTCGATGCTCGTGGGCAGCAGGGACAGGTTCTTCCCGGTCGCGTCCTCGCCCTTGCCCGAGACGACCGGCGAGAAGAGCACCAGGCCCACCGAGGAGATCAGGCCGCCGTAGATGCTCCACACCGCGCCGCGGGTGTTGAAGCGGCGCCAGAACATGTTGTAGACGATCGCCGGCAGGTTCGCCGAGGCCGCGACCGCGAAGGCCAGGGCCACGAGGAACGCGATGTTGAGGTTCTGCGCCGGAATCGCCAGCAGGATCGAGACGGCGCCGATCGCGCCGGCCGCGATCCGGGTCATCCGGATCTCCTGCTGCTCGGTCGCGGTGCCCTTCTTGATCACGTTGTTGTAGATGTCGTGGGCCACCGACGCCGACGACGTCAGGGTCAGGCCCGCGACCACCGCGAGGATCGTCGCGAACGCCACCGCCGCGATCAGCGCGAGCAGGATCGCGCCTCCGGTCGAGCCGGCGCCGCCGCCGACCTCCTCGGCGAGCCGCGGCGAGGCCAGGTTGCCGGCCGCGTCCAGGGTGCTGGTGTCCAGCAGCGCCGCGGCCCCGAAGCCCAGCACCAGCGTGAACAGGTAGAAGACGCCGATCAGGCCGATCGCCCACAGCACCGACTTCCGCGCGTCCCGCGAGGTCGGGACCGTGTAGAAGCGGATCAGGATGTGCGGCAGCCCGGCGGTGCCGAGGACCAGCGCGATGCCGAGGCTGAGGAAGTCGATCTTGCTGGTCGTCGTCGCGCCGTACCGCAGCCCGGGCTCGAGGAACGCCGAGCCGGCCCCGGAGTTGGAGGCGGCGGTGCCCAGCAGGTCGGAGAGGTTGAAGTCGAACTTCAGCAGCACCAGCACCACGATCAGCGCGGAGCCGGCCATCAGCAGCACTGCCTTGACGATCTGCACCCAGGTGGTGCCCTTCATCCCGCCGACGGTGACGTAGAAGATCATCAGCGCGCCGACGGCGACGATCGTGAGGTTCTTGATCGCCTGGTCGTCGACCCCGAGCAGCAGGCTGACCAGCGCGCCGGCACCGACCATCTGGGCCAGCAGGTAGAAGATCGAGACCACCACGGTCGAGGTCGCCGCCGCCATCCGGACCGGGCGCTGGCGCATCCGGAACGCCAGCTGGTCGGCCATCGTGTAGCGCCCGGAGTTGCGCAGCATCTCCGCGACCAGCAGCAGCGCCACCAGCCAGGCGACGAGGAAGCCGATCGAGTACAGGAAGCCGTCGTACCCGCTCAGGGCGATGGCGCCGGAGATGCCGAGGAAGGATGCGGCGGACATGTAGTCGCCGCCGATCGCGAGGCCGTTCTGGACGCCGGAGAACCCGCGTCCGCCGGCATAGAAGTCGGCAGTGCCGGAGGTCTGCCGACTGGCCCAGAACGTGATCCCGACGGTCAGCGCGACGACGGCGAGGAAGAGCAGGGAGGTGAGCAGCTGGTCGTCCATCAGCGCTTCCCCTCCTCGTAGGCCGCGTCGAGCTCGCGGGCCAGCGGGTCGAGGCGAGCCGTGGAGAACCGGCTGTAGGCCCACGCGAGCAGGAACGTGGTCAGGAACTGAAGGAGCCCGAAGACCAGGGCGACGTTGATGTTGCCGATGACCTTGGTGCTCATGAAGTCGCCGGCCCAGTTCGACATGACGACGTAGAGCAGGTACCAGACCAGGAACGCGACGGTCGCCGGGAACACGAAGCCGCGGTAGCGGCGGCGCAGCTCGGTGAACTCGGCCCGCTCGTGGAGCTCGTCGTAGACCGGATCGTGACGTGCGGCCGGATCGCTCTCTTGGGTGCTCACGGGGTCCCCTTCCGCTGACGTGGCCACGGATGTGGTCGGCGTCACGTTAGGAGCGTCGTGGCGCGTCGGCACCCCCGCTCGGCGCCACGT from Nocardioides pantholopis harbors:
- a CDS encoding DUF485 domain-containing protein encodes the protein MSTQESDPAARHDPVYDELHERAEFTELRRRYRGFVFPATVAFLVWYLLYVVMSNWAGDFMSTKVIGNINVALVFGLLQFLTTFLLAWAYSRFSTARLDPLARELDAAYEEGKR
- a CDS encoding solute symporter family protein, which translates into the protein MDDQLLTSLLFLAVVALTVGITFWASRQTSGTADFYAGGRGFSGVQNGLAIGGDYMSAASFLGISGAIALSGYDGFLYSIGFLVAWLVALLLVAEMLRNSGRYTMADQLAFRMRQRPVRMAAATSTVVVSIFYLLAQMVGAGALVSLLLGVDDQAIKNLTIVAVGALMIFYVTVGGMKGTTWVQIVKAVLLMAGSALIVVLVLLKFDFNLSDLLGTAASNSGAGSAFLEPGLRYGATTTSKIDFLSLGIALVLGTAGLPHILIRFYTVPTSRDARKSVLWAIGLIGVFYLFTLVLGFGAAALLDTSTLDAAGNLASPRLAEEVGGGAGSTGGAILLALIAAVAFATILAVVAGLTLTSSASVAHDIYNNVIKKGTATEQQEIRMTRIAAGAIGAVSILLAIPAQNLNIAFLVALAFAVAASANLPAIVYNMFWRRFNTRGAVWSIYGGLISSVGLVLFSPVVSGKGEDATGKNLSLLPTSIDISWFPLENPGIVSIPLGFFFGWLGSITSKEPTAEDRYTELEVRALTGAGAEQAVKH
- the acs gene encoding acetate--CoA ligase; its protein translation is MSDETLSNLLTEDRRFEPPADLAAAANLTAEAYDRAAADPEGFWAEQADRLTWDTRWDQVLDWSNPPFSKWFVGGRLNAAYNCVDRHVEAGRGDKVAIHWIGEPAGDTRDITYAELKDEVSRAANALIDLGVATGDRVAIYLPMIPEAIVAMLACARIGAPHTVVFGGFSSDALASRLTDCQAKVVITADGGYRRGAASALKPAVDEARAKTAATGFEVEKVLVVRRTGQDLGEQGWDDAVDVWWHDVVDGASPEHTPEAFDAEHPLYVMYTSGTTGKPKGILHTTGGYLVGCAYTHWAVFDLKPETDVYWCTADVGWVTGHSYIVYGPLANGVTQVLYEGTPETPEKGRWWQIIEDLKVSIFYTAPTAIRSFMKQGREIPDRRDMSSLRILGSVGEPINPEAYVWYRHVIGGDRTPVVDTWWQTETGSIMISPLPGVTHGKPGSAMIPIPGVSAEVVDEEGTPVPNGSGGYLVLTQPWPSMLRTIWGDDQRYVDTYWSRFRKQGYYFAGDGSKKDSDGDLWVLGRVDDVMNVSGHRLSTTEIESALVSHPKVAEAAVVGAKDEDTGQAVCAFVILRDEFRDEADDAGEGSDIVAELRGHVRKEIGPIATPRQIMIVPELPKTRSGKIMRRLLRDVAEHREIGDVTTLADSSVMELISQGLSGGSSDD